Proteins from a single region of Dyadobacter fanqingshengii:
- a CDS encoding HTTM domain-containing protein, translating to MQAYFNKYAPAATLALFRVIFGIMLFLSICRFWAKGWITDLYILPKFHFSFYGFEFIRPLGEWTYILFGICAVAALMVAAGMLYRFAAVTLFLSFTYIELIDKSTYLNHYYFVSMVSFMLIFLPAHASFSVDAYRNKRLLADQVPSWCIDSIRLLVCIIYFYAGLAKLNSDWLLHALPLKIWLPAKNDLPIIGSLFNYKWTPYFFSWAGCVYDLSIGFLLWNRKTRPYAFVSVIIFHLLTAVLFPIGMFPYIMIVTAFIFFPGEFHQKVVDTISFALSLPIQFIRPKRSYIVSSITKPFLLAIFALFFVFQITFPFRYLLYSDELFWTEEGYRFSWRVMLMEKAGYTQFTVTDASGKKQIVNNNDFLTRLQEKMMSTQPDMILQYAHMLRDHYAAAGFDSPQVYVDSYVALNGRMGKPMIDPAVDLAKQTDSFQHKSWIIPFNDEIKGL from the coding sequence ATGCAGGCTTATTTCAACAAATATGCTCCGGCCGCAACGCTGGCTCTTTTCCGGGTTATTTTCGGCATAATGCTCTTTTTGAGCATTTGCCGTTTCTGGGCAAAAGGCTGGATCACCGACCTTTATATTTTACCAAAATTCCATTTCTCATTTTACGGTTTTGAGTTTATCAGGCCTTTGGGAGAATGGACCTATATCCTGTTTGGCATCTGCGCAGTGGCTGCCTTAATGGTCGCGGCGGGAATGTTATACAGGTTTGCAGCCGTAACGCTCTTTCTATCATTCACTTACATTGAACTGATCGACAAAAGCACTTACCTGAACCACTATTATTTTGTGAGCATGGTGAGCTTTATGCTCATCTTTTTACCCGCGCATGCATCATTTTCTGTGGACGCCTACCGGAACAAACGGTTACTGGCCGACCAGGTCCCAAGCTGGTGTATCGACAGCATTCGGTTGCTGGTGTGCATCATTTATTTCTACGCCGGTCTGGCAAAACTGAACAGCGACTGGCTTTTGCACGCTCTGCCATTGAAAATCTGGCTACCCGCGAAAAATGACCTTCCGATCATTGGCAGTTTATTTAATTACAAATGGACGCCGTACTTTTTCAGCTGGGCTGGCTGCGTGTACGATTTGAGCATCGGGTTTTTACTTTGGAATAGAAAAACACGCCCCTATGCATTCGTTTCGGTGATCATTTTCCATTTGCTCACGGCAGTCCTTTTCCCGATTGGCATGTTCCCCTACATTATGATCGTCACCGCTTTCATATTTTTCCCCGGGGAATTTCACCAGAAAGTGGTTGACACAATCAGTTTTGCTTTAAGTTTGCCGATTCAATTTATCAGGCCAAAGCGTTCATACATTGTTTCGAGCATTACCAAACCGTTCCTACTGGCGATTTTCGCGCTTTTTTTTGTATTTCAAATCACTTTTCCTTTCCGCTATTTACTGTATTCCGATGAGCTTTTCTGGACTGAGGAAGGTTACCGTTTTTCATGGCGGGTTATGCTGATGGAAAAGGCGGGTTATACGCAGTTCACAGTCACGGACGCTTCTGGCAAAAAACAGATCGTCAACAACAATGATTTCCTTACGCGCTTGCAAGAAAAAATGATGTCCACGCAACCCGATATGATCCTGCAATACGCACATATGCTGCGCGACCATTATGCTGCAGCGGGTTTTGACTCGCCGCAGGTTTACGTGGATTCGTATGTTGCACTCAATGGCAGAATGGGCAAACCGATGATCGATCCGGCGGTGGACCTGGCCAAACAAACAGATTCCTTCCAACACAAATCCTGGATTATTCCTTTCAATGATGAAATTAAGGGGCTATAA
- a CDS encoding imelysin family protein: MKNYLAILLTLIFLGCSDSKEKPEPEPEDEGKDRKAMLTHLADNIIIPSYDNFQVKFDLMVTKSNAFAAKPDPTTLIEFRAAWVDAYTAWQKVELFDFGPGEKHTIRNFFNIYPASEQGIAANIADPNASMETPDSYPKQGFPAIDYLINGIGATDAAIIAQYTTAPNAAAKLAYIKRITDRMDSILDKVTSEWKGAYKETFITKTGLDIGSSTSLLVNGYVLHYERYIRSGKFGIPSGAMLNGVPAPEKVEAFYKKDISQTLAKTAHQAFVDFFNGKNAKTDGTGPSLKTYLDALGAKDSSTGKSLTELLNAQFEASKAKLDALKPNLYEEVKTNNQAMKDTYNEMQKAVRMLKVDMTSAMSITITYTDNDGD, encoded by the coding sequence ATGAAAAATTATCTTGCGATCCTGCTGACCCTGATCTTCCTGGGCTGTTCAGATTCAAAAGAGAAGCCTGAGCCCGAACCGGAAGACGAGGGCAAAGACAGGAAAGCAATGTTGACTCACCTGGCTGACAACATTATCATTCCGTCTTACGATAATTTCCAGGTCAAATTTGATCTGATGGTGACCAAATCCAACGCATTCGCAGCCAAACCGGACCCAACAACGCTGATCGAATTCCGCGCTGCCTGGGTAGACGCTTACACAGCGTGGCAAAAGGTAGAATTGTTCGATTTTGGTCCGGGTGAAAAACACACGATCCGCAACTTTTTCAATATCTATCCCGCTAGTGAGCAGGGAATTGCCGCAAACATTGCCGACCCGAATGCAAGCATGGAAACACCCGATTCTTACCCGAAACAAGGATTTCCAGCCATCGATTATCTGATCAACGGGATAGGCGCAACGGATGCAGCCATTATTGCCCAATACACAACTGCCCCTAATGCCGCAGCCAAACTGGCCTATATCAAACGCATTACTGATCGCATGGACAGCATTCTGGACAAGGTAACCAGCGAATGGAAGGGTGCTTACAAAGAAACTTTTATTACCAAAACAGGCCTGGATATTGGCTCTTCAACATCTTTGTTGGTGAATGGTTACGTGCTGCATTATGAGCGCTATATCCGTTCCGGAAAGTTCGGCATCCCCTCCGGCGCAATGCTGAACGGCGTGCCGGCACCTGAAAAAGTGGAAGCGTTTTACAAAAAAGACATTTCCCAGACGCTTGCTAAAACGGCCCATCAGGCTTTTGTTGATTTTTTTAATGGGAAAAATGCAAAGACGGACGGAACCGGCCCTTCGCTCAAAACCTACCTGGACGCATTAGGCGCCAAGGACAGCAGCACCGGCAAATCCCTCACCGAGTTGCTCAATGCACAATTTGAAGCAAGCAAAGCAAAGCTCGATGCGCTGAAACCGAATTTGTATGAGGAGGTGAAAACCAATAATCAGGCAATGAAGGACACTTATAATGAAATGCAAAAGGCAGTCAGAATGCTCAAAGTAGACATGACGTCCGCCATGAGCATTACCATCACCTACACGGATAACGACGGCGACTAA
- a CDS encoding DUF4856 domain-containing protein — protein sequence MLQHFNPRNVLFASMLIAGMTSCSDDDEPTVTPPTTEFRTKIDYAKVTPATPYKSLFIDTKGDTTADLTTGNVRYKMFQELNYYVGSAVRDSTQVSAAVMKNMYANTGNPFTDISTSTINIKGADLNASGVQLRDVTASSKPTAEADAARAHLETSFAGMEAISKSVKVAAAKGVAGKLGTYLVDTKGIEHGQIIQKGLIGALQLDYIGNVLLDKGLEADNTALVSGKKYTALEHNWDEAYGLLTLNPIYLAGATDAERKSNESFIGSYLWEYNKASYAKIHPAFVKGRAAIVNNDKAEVTAQATFIRTEMEKAIASAAVGYLGKWKSGTTDAARAHAMGEGLGFIYSLRYCKINGADAAFSDAILLGLMGSPNGFWDLTNDKINAATDAITAKFKL from the coding sequence ATGCTACAACATTTTAACCCACGCAATGTCTTATTTGCTTCCATGCTGATCGCGGGGATGACCTCCTGTTCTGATGATGATGAACCGACGGTAACTCCTCCCACCACAGAATTCCGCACCAAGATCGACTATGCAAAAGTTACCCCTGCTACACCTTACAAAAGCCTGTTCATTGATACAAAAGGCGATACTACGGCCGATTTGACAACAGGTAATGTGCGTTATAAAATGTTCCAGGAGCTTAATTATTATGTGGGCTCGGCAGTGCGTGACAGCACGCAGGTAAGCGCAGCGGTGATGAAAAATATGTATGCAAATACAGGTAACCCGTTCACGGATATCAGCACCTCTACAATCAATATTAAAGGCGCTGACCTCAATGCATCAGGCGTTCAGCTAAGGGATGTAACAGCCTCATCGAAGCCAACCGCCGAAGCCGATGCAGCCCGCGCGCACCTGGAAACAAGCTTTGCTGGCATGGAAGCGATCAGTAAATCTGTAAAAGTTGCTGCTGCGAAAGGCGTTGCCGGCAAATTGGGAACGTATCTTGTTGATACAAAAGGAATTGAACATGGACAGATCATTCAGAAAGGCCTGATCGGCGCATTACAGCTGGATTACATTGGTAATGTACTGCTGGATAAGGGTTTGGAAGCTGATAACACAGCATTGGTTTCAGGCAAAAAATACACGGCTTTGGAGCATAACTGGGACGAAGCGTACGGTTTGTTAACATTAAATCCGATTTATCTGGCAGGCGCAACCGACGCTGAAAGAAAATCCAACGAATCCTTTATCGGCTCCTATCTTTGGGAATACAACAAAGCGAGTTATGCCAAAATCCACCCTGCGTTTGTTAAAGGACGTGCGGCGATTGTAAACAACGACAAAGCGGAGGTCACAGCACAGGCAACATTCATCAGGACCGAAATGGAGAAAGCAATCGCTTCGGCTGCTGTGGGTTACCTCGGAAAATGGAAGAGCGGAACAACGGATGCAGCACGTGCCCACGCTATGGGTGAAGGACTTGGATTCATTTACTCGTTGCGTTATTGCAAAATCAACGGAGCGGATGCAGCTTTTTCTGATGCCATCCTGCTTGGTTTGATGGGCTCTCCCAACGGATTCTGGGACCTGACCAATGACAAGATCAACGCGGCTACGGATGCGATTACGGCCAAGTTCAAGTTATAA